The genomic DNA cctcttcctcctcctcctcgcagcgcggcgctgccccgccgggACCCTGGTGTTGCTGCCTGGCCCCCCCACGCCTCTGGCTGTGCGGGTTTTGGTTTTCCTGCCTCAGCTTTGCTCGAGGGACCCtcatccccctcccccagtgcTGGGGACGAAGAGCAGCtcgttattttttaaaaaaaaagcgaagtcaggaggcaggagctggttACGGGCCTCTGCTGAAATCCGGAGTTGTATCACGAGCGGCTTTTGCCGAGACGCGTGTGAGTGCCCGGCGCCTGGCCAAGTGTTTAGCGTTCGCTCCGAGCCGTGGGCCGGGCACGGGACCGGCGGCTGCGCCCGTCCTTAGCGGGGAGCAACAGCCCTGGGGGCTGCGCGAGGCTCCCCGGCCGAGATCGCccgagcggggccgagccggCAGCTCGGGGGGGGCTTGGCCGAGCTGAAACGCCCCGAGAAGGGCTGCTGTGGGCCACGATTGCTTTTCGCTGACCTTTCTGTACTCCCAGAACAGAGCAGCTGGGTTTTAAATGGTAGCGTACCTCTTTCTTATcacttttcttaaattaaaagtaCGGTTTGAAGAAGTCTGGCTGGTCTGTGTGGGGAGGGGCGAGCCGCGGCTGGTCCCACCGCGAGGATGCCGCTCCAGTCGCTGTAAGTTCTTTATTATGGTGGAAACACATAAAACACAAGGACGAGGGAGGTGTCGGTGGGTGACTTCCCCCCAGGCAGTTCTCCCCTCGCAGGTGCTTTCTGCGTGGTTACGTGGAGGTTAGCTCGAAGGAAACGTGCACGTGTGACACGACTGCGCGCTCCGCGCCGCTCGGCCGCGCTCCTCTCTCCACCAAAGAGAGAAAGCCCGAGCGAGGAGCCCCTTTGAGACGGAGGAACCTTGCTAAAACCCTGGCGAAAAGCCGGAGCGGTGCCTGCCCCGCGCCCAGCCCTCCTCACGCCTCACCCCTGCTCTCCCGCCGGTGCCTCACGCCGCTCCGGCGTCCCCTCTGCGTCCCCCGGCTCCGCTGCCTCTCCGCTGGAAGCGCTGGGCCTCAGTACTTGTTGATGCCGAAGACCCGCACGCCGTGGAACTGGGGCAGCTTGGGCAGGAGGACGCTGAGCAGGGAGGCCGTGTTGATGACGAAGTGCGCGGGGTCGTATTTGGTGTAAAAGCTGGTGAGGAGGTAcctgggggagagagggagacccCGGCTGAGCTCCAGGCCGCTCCCACCCTCCCCTCCGCCCGCGTTGGGGGGGTTTCGGGTGCCTTCCGTACAAAACAGCACCTCGCAGCTGGGGAACCCACCCGTGCCAGGGCGGCTGTGCCAACAGCGGTCCCACCGCCCGCCCTAGAGACCCTCCTGAGCCCCCCCGGCGCCTTCCCGCCTCGTCCAGCGGCACTCACAGCACCACCGGGGAGATGCTGAGGAACTTGCGCGAGGAGGTGCACTGCGTCCCGTAGTCTATCTGCTCCCAGTGCGTGAGGAGGCGATCCTTGCCCTGGTCCGGGGTCTCAAAGGGGGTCCCCTTCACCGTGTGCAGCAGCAAGTACATGACCTGCAGGTTCCAAGGGGACAGGAGATGTAAAGCAAGCCCGGGACAATCTGCTGCTGGGACAGAAACGTGCTTTGTCCCTTGTCACAGTTGTTTCCCGAGCTAACGACCTTTTATCAGCTACAGCTCCCCCGCAGCACCAaccccccagcccttccctcgGTGCCGTGCAGCAACTGGGGGCCTCCTTGTAGCCCGGGGACACGGATCCGTAGCCAGCGAAGGCCAGCCTGCGTGTTCTCCAGCCCTGGGAGACAAGCGGGTCGAGCTTTGACTAACCAGGTTGTGTATGACGTTGGTGAGCGTCCAGACCACAGGAATGCTGAAGAACGGGATGCTGAGGAGAACGACGTGGAGGACCCCCACGGAGATGACGTACGCCAGCCAGATCCCCCGGCTGTTCATCACCCGCGTGTTGGGGTTCACCTCGCTGTGCGCCACGCCGACGTTCATCCTGGAGCAGACAAACGGAGGCTTCCAGAGGTCTCCTCAGAGAGGTTTTCCCAAATCTCTGCAATTCCGAACCCAGCCAGCGTAGCCCCAGATCCACCGTCTTCCTGCAGCACCTCTCAGCCCGGCCTTCCCAAAGTGCTTAACCTCAACGCACCTCCGACGCCAGCTCCCTCGTTAGCGACGCTGCATCTCAGCCTTAAGGACAGGAACGCAAgggcaaggagaaaagaaaggagctCGTCACCAGGAACGCTGGAACAAAGGAAGAACCGCCCCGTAACGGGGCTCCCCTCTCCCTTGGTGCTCGCCCCGTGCTGCTTCCCCACCGGGCAGGGAGGCAAAACGCTCCCCGGCCCTAAGGCACGCGTGGGGCCGGGAAACGACCGCAGATCCCTCCCCTCCGGGGGAATATTGCTGTGCCCAGGGCCGGGTACGCCTGCTCCCCTcgcggcccggccctgccgccaCGGCCTCGCacccacggcccggcccc from Calonectris borealis chromosome 30, bCalBor7.hap1.2, whole genome shotgun sequence includes the following:
- the ORMDL2 gene encoding ORM1-like protein 2 — its product is MNVGVAHSEVNPNTRVMNSRGIWLAYVISVGVLHVVLLSIPFFSIPVVWTLTNVIHNLVMYLLLHTVKGTPFETPDQGKDRLLTHWEQIDYGTQCTSSRKFLSISPVVLYLLTSFYTKYDPAHFVINTASLLSVLLPKLPQFHGVRVFGINKY